One window of Negativicutes bacterium genomic DNA carries:
- a CDS encoding MFS transporter, whose product MSQAQWVFSAVLITSFFGPFLGSSINLAIPYMAKEFNVLPSFLTWYVSAYLLGSIAVLVPMGKLADIMGRKKIYTYGLYLFIVMTIGAGLADSLRMLITFSFLQGIASAMIFSTGMTLLVAVHKITERGKVIGYSAAATYIGLSLGPFLGGIITHFWGWRSIFFLIAIGLGLSLIAIKKVHDEWYGQKEPFD is encoded by the coding sequence ATGTCGCAAGCTCAATGGGTGTTTAGTGCGGTCTTGATTACCTCCTTTTTTGGACCATTTTTAGGTAGTTCTATTAATTTGGCAATTCCTTATATGGCTAAAGAGTTTAATGTTTTACCAAGCTTTTTAACCTGGTATGTTTCGGCTTATTTGCTAGGCTCTATTGCTGTATTAGTGCCGATGGGGAAACTGGCTGATATTATGGGGCGGAAAAAAATTTATACCTATGGCTTATACTTATTTATTGTGATGACTATTGGCGCCGGCTTGGCTGATAGCTTGAGAATGTTGATAACTTTTTCGTTTTTACAAGGGATTGCGTCGGCGATGATTTTTAGCACCGGCATGACATTGTTAGTAGCGGTGCATAAAATAACAGAGCGTGGTAAAGTGATTGGCTATTCGGCAGCAGCTACTTATATCGGTTTGTCGCTCGGTCCATTTTTAGGGGGAATCATTACTCATTTTTGGGGTTGGCGCAGTATTTTTTTCTTGATTGCCATTGGCTTGGGTTTAAGTTTGATTGCTATAAAAAAAGTTCATGATGAATGGTATGGACAAAAAGAACCTTTCGATA